One segment of candidate division KSB1 bacterium DNA contains the following:
- a CDS encoding YARHG domain-containing protein yields the protein MTQLREKLIGLAFVGLLAPVQVFALIGPVRMLSSGSVLLVPNNEVKLSEQHIELYHHPLGIWLVDYRARFQNLTGKELALTVGFPAGFDVRLIENNLHCDRFDNFKAWIDHIPITDIHFMVQCANYVPSTECQWRNADGSEIGFLNTWELNFKPYAEHWVTVSFSFIIKKLPPIYNPDIDETWYRDLMNWLKADYAQREENNFQLPLNIGSFWAFYPDSMIIRIYPANNWLKIVGQADRKFAPRFIKKVEYSEPIGCYSPPEVPLDTLSIEQLEAMTPTELTLLRNAFFAKYGKSFQNEIIKKYFLAQPWYAENPNYHDWYLTPWDLNNIKRIIELEKRSQAKAPPKR from the coding sequence ATGACTCAGTTGAGGGAAAAGTTAATTGGCTTGGCGTTTGTCGGGCTGCTCGCTCCAGTCCAGGTTTTTGCATTGATCGGTCCAGTGCGAATGCTATCTAGCGGTTCTGTTCTTTTGGTCCCAAATAACGAAGTGAAATTGTCCGAACAGCATATTGAATTGTATCACCATCCGCTGGGAATTTGGCTGGTGGATTATCGTGCCCGCTTTCAAAATTTGACTGGCAAAGAGCTGGCATTGACCGTGGGATTTCCAGCGGGCTTCGACGTCCGTCTTATCGAAAATAACCTCCATTGTGATCGCTTCGATAATTTCAAGGCTTGGATCGATCATATTCCAATTACGGACATTCACTTCATGGTGCAATGCGCCAACTACGTCCCCAGCACTGAATGTCAATGGCGCAACGCAGATGGGTCTGAAATTGGCTTTTTAAACACCTGGGAACTAAATTTCAAACCTTACGCGGAGCATTGGGTAACAGTATCGTTCAGCTTCATCATCAAAAAGCTCCCACCCATTTATAATCCAGACATCGATGAAACATGGTATCGCGATTTAATGAACTGGCTCAAAGCGGACTATGCCCAGCGGGAAGAAAATAATTTTCAATTGCCACTCAATATCGGTTCGTTCTGGGCATTTTATCCCGATTCGATGATCATTCGGATCTATCCAGCTAATAATTGGCTCAAGATCGTGGGGCAAGCCGATCGCAAATTTGCACCACGCTTCATTAAAAAAGTCGAGTATAGCGAACCTATTGGGTGTTATTCGCCTCCAGAAGTGCCGCTCGATACTCTTTCCATTGAGCAACTCGAAGCGATGACGCCCACGGAGCTGACTTTGCTTCGAAATGCCTTTTTTGCGAAGTACGGCAAGAGTTTTCAAAATGAAATCATAAAAAAATATTTTTTAGCTCAGCCCTGGTATGCTGAAAATCCAAATTATCATGACTGGTATCTCACTCCATGGGATCTGAATAACATCAAGCGAATTATAGAGTTGGAAAAAAGATCTCAGGCTAAAGCACCGCCCAAGAGATAA
- a CDS encoding N-acetylmuramoyl-L-alanine amidase → MPTTTLKVYLSAGHGVYFDPILKKWVSQRRSYWGVVEDFWTVLLARELFVLLDEDKRFQVFMNRDFFNEEIGESGFQKWMQGSHLFFQEVGAPEWVWSVGSGIVQVMNADANGIIYHDANLVLGLHANCDDGQSRGYEIWHHSAANLGKKLSLQLAESLQELPTVNRGVYCDRWHDARPVWRLAQGRVMAVINYFFYDHPLDNEQMKQQKNITLAAQLTYQGIDKFIEIYGHQIPKRERSWQTKMQE, encoded by the coding sequence GTGCCCACAACAACGCTAAAGGTCTATCTCAGTGCAGGTCACGGTGTCTATTTCGACCCAATTTTGAAAAAGTGGGTTTCCCAGCGCCGCAGTTATTGGGGAGTAGTGGAGGATTTTTGGACGGTGTTATTGGCGCGCGAACTGTTTGTACTCTTAGATGAAGATAAGCGCTTTCAAGTGTTCATGAATCGAGACTTCTTCAATGAGGAAATCGGTGAAAGCGGCTTTCAGAAATGGATGCAGGGGTCACATTTATTCTTTCAGGAGGTTGGCGCACCAGAATGGGTGTGGAGCGTGGGAAGTGGTATCGTTCAAGTTATGAATGCAGATGCCAACGGAATAATCTATCACGATGCGAATCTGGTACTGGGTCTTCATGCCAATTGTGATGACGGCCAATCGCGGGGTTATGAAATTTGGCATCATTCAGCAGCAAATCTTGGCAAAAAATTATCCCTTCAGCTCGCAGAGTCCCTCCAGGAGCTTCCGACGGTCAATCGCGGGGTTTACTGCGATCGCTGGCACGATGCTCGGCCAGTGTGGCGTCTCGCCCAGGGTCGCGTCATGGCCGTGATCAATTACTTTTTCTACGACCATCCGCTGGATAATGAACAAATGAAACAGCAAAAAAACATCACACTGGCTGCTCAATTGACCTATCAGGGCATCGATAAATTTATTGAGATATATGGACATCAAATACCGAAGCGAGAAAGATCATGGCAGACGAAAATGCAGGAGTGA